One segment of Chionomys nivalis chromosome 1, mChiNiv1.1, whole genome shotgun sequence DNA contains the following:
- the LOC130887529 gene encoding rRNA-processing protein FCF1 homolog yields the protein MGKQKKTRRYATMKRMLSLRDERLKEKDRLKPKMKEKKDPSALKEREVPQHPSCLFFQYNTQLGPPYHILVDTNFINFSIKAKLDLVQSMMDCLYTKCIPCITDCVMAEIEKLGQKYQVALRIAKDPRFDRLLCTHKGTYADDCLVQRVTQHKCYIVATVDRDLKQRIRKIPVVPIMYISNHRYNIERMPDDYGAPRF from the coding sequence ATggggaagcaaaagaaaacaagaagatatGCGACCATGAAGCGAATGCTTAGTCTCAGAGATGAGAGACTTAAAGAAAAGGATAGATTAAAGcctaaaatgaaagagaagaaagatccCAGTGCGCTGAAGGAAAGAGAAGTCCCCCAACATCCTTCCTGCTTATTCTTCCAGTACAATACACAGCTGGGCCCACCGTACCACATCCTTGTTGATACCAACTTCATCAACTTTTCCATCAAAGCCAAACTAGACTTAGTGCAGTCCATGATGGACTGTCTGTACACCAAGTGTATCCCTTGTATAACTGATTGTGTGATGGCTGAAATTGAGAAATTGGGCCAGAAGTACCAAGTGGCATTGAGAATCGCCAAGGATCCACGATTTGACCGActtctgtgcacacacaaaggAACCTATGCTGATGACTGCTTGGTACAGAGAGTCACTCAGCACAAGTGTTACATTGTGGCTACAGTTGATCGGGACCTCAAACAAAGAATCCGGAAGATCCCTGTGGTTCCTATCATGTATATTTCTAACCATAGATACAACATTGAACGGATGCCAGATGATTATGGAGCTCCTCGGTTCTAA